DNA sequence from the Alteribacter lacisalsi genome:
ACGGGGAAGGTATCGTGTTCAGATCCAGTTTTCCACGGCCGGGGTTGATGACGATTTCCCGGTTTTTCCTGTAGGCAAGTCCAAAAACGAAATGCCAGCCGTTTTTGCCCCGTTCAATTTCCTGAAGCAGGTGTTTAAACGTTTCCTCCCCTTCACCGATTACAATAAAATCGACTTCCGGCACACGTGCAAGCCACTGTGCTGTATCGTAGGATACTTCGGGTCCGCCGAATACTATTTTGATGTCCGGGAGCACTTTTTTGAGCATTTTAACGACTTGAATGGTTTCTTCAATATTCCATATGTAGCAGCTGAACCCGATCACATCGGGTTTTCTGCGGTATAAATCAGAAACGATGTTCATGGCAGGGTCCTTGATTGTAAATTCAGTAAGATCCACATTAAATTCAGGCTCCGTATAGGTTTTAAGCAGACGGAGTGCAAGACAGGTGTGTATATATTTGGCGTTCAGGGTAGTGATGGTCACGTTCATGTTCGTATAACCTCCAGGCAGGCATGATTCCGATTAATCATACCATATTTGAGGAGGAAGATGCGGCGGGCCTGGCCGTACCTTAAAGGTGACCAATAATAGTATTGGAACTATAGCAGACGCATGATGATGCTGAATCATCTACTGCCGCTTGAGCAGATACTCCATCCGGTACACATCGGCATACTGATCCCTGGCGAGCTGTACATGGTTTTTGAAAAGGCCAACAGGCTGAAACCCGAGTGAGAGATACAGATTCATGGCAGGTTCATTGGTTGCGATCACTTCCAAGCCTGCTTTTTTCAGGTGGGACTGTTTTTCTGCCCATTTCAGAAGGGCGGTCATAAGGGCCCTGCCTACACCAAGAGAGCGGTATGTCTCCTGCACGATAAGTCCGATAAGTCCGTGATGACGTAATTTTTTGAGCAGCTGTTCCGGTTCGAAGGAGGCGACCCCGGCGAGATTTCCGTTATGACGGGCAATTATCAGCACATGCCACTGAGACTGAAAGGAGTTCTGAATCCTTTCCGCCTGATCCTGTTCGGTGAGTTGAAACTCATCCTCACTGATCAGGAGACCGCTGTCTTTTTCCCTGATGACATCCTTTGTCAGAGTCAGCATATCTTTTGCATCAACAGGGTATGCAGTTCGCACTGTGAATGCTCTGCCATCCCTGAGCCATGCTGTCGAGGGTTCAATGTAAGCCATATCGCATTCTCCTCTTTGAAAATGATCTGTTTTACTTTATGTTCTCTGTACAGGAATGTAGAAGATGAGAATATGTTTTTACAGGAGGGAGGGATCTTTGGTTAGCGGCTTGGCCGAAGTGCTGTAAAAACGGGCGCAGTATTGACGAAGAGCGGAACGGCGTTTGAACCAGGGCAGAATCACGAACCGTCAGCCATCTCCATAAAATGAAGTGAAATTGTGTGTTGTCTCAGGCAAGTATAATAAAGGAGTGTTTACAAATGGGATGTAACTGCGGAAAGAAGCAAGGGATGGCGGGAATGGGCGGCGGTCCGAACGTGATGGGAGCGCAAATGCCGATGGGTTTAAACCAGATGATGGGGATGGGCGGCGGTCCGAACGTGATGGGAGCGCAAATGCCGATGGGTCCAAATCAGATGATGGGGATGGGCGGCGGTCCGAACGTGATGGGAGCGCAGATGCCGATGGGTCCAAATCAGATGATGGGGATGGGCGGACCGAACGTGATGGGAGCACAGATGCCGATGGGTCCAAACCAGATGATGGGGATGGGCGGCGGTCCGAACGTGATGGGAGCGCAGATGCCGATGGATCCGAATCAGATGATGGGGATGGGCGGCGGACCGAACGTGATGGGAGCACAGATGCCGATGGGTCCAAACCAGATGATGGGGATGGGCGGCGGTCCGAACGTGATGGGAGCGCAAATGCCGATGGGTCCAAACCAGATGATGGGGATGGGCGGCGGTCCGAACGTGATGGGAGCGCAAATGCCGATGGGTCCAAACCAGATGATGGGAATGGGCGGACCGAACGTGATGGGAGCGCAAATGCTGATGGATCCGAATCAGATGATGGGCGGGGCACCGCTCCATGGTAACAACGGAGAGCCGGGGTACGGAAATGGTCATCAGAACAACAGTCAGCCGATGATGCCGGGAAACGGTCATCAGCATAACGGTCAGCCAATGATGCCGGGGGACGGTCACATGGGAATGCCTGGTCAGCCGATGATGCCTCCTGGCAGCAATCATGGTGGGAATAGTATGCCTGGTAACGAAGGGAGTATGAACGGGATGCCAGGCGGGGGGCAGTCCGGTAACGGGATGCACCAGGGAATGAATCATTTGGGCTACATGCCATGGGACGATGATGATTATTAAAATGCAGGCTGAGGTTAATCTATATCGTTTAGCGTAAATAAATAGCGATGAAGAGTTCATTCAGGAGAAGCCCTGCAGGGTAATCGTAATCATCAGAATCGATATCCACGGTAACGGCAGTAACGCAGAAGTCAATCTTAAGAGCCCTCCGCAATGTGCAGAGGGCTCTTTTGCATATTAAGATTAAATCGTTTCTTTCTGCCTGATTTTTTCGTTTGCTGACTCAAAAGTGTCGAGTTTTTTTGCGGGCTGCTCCCAGTGGGCTTTGTTACCTGGGAGGTCATCGAACCATCCTGCATCATCCGGACAGTCGAGTACCATGAACTTCCCGTATTCCCCGTCTCTGGACTGGTGGTATTTAAGATAAGCCTTGCCGTCCTCGATTGCGAGAATTTCAATTTTTCCTGACGTATGGCTCATGGATAGACGGACACGTTTACCAAGACCGCTTGTAATCGCTTTTGCTTTTTCCACTGCCTGATAGGCATCTTTAAGAGAGAGGACAAAGTCATTGTTTCCTGCCACCGGGCGGTTAATAAAGAAGTAATACGGAGTGACACCTGCCCATGAAAGCTTATCTAGAAGTTCAGCCAGCACCTCGGGGTCATGATTGATCCCTTTTAAAACCGGTGTCTGGTTGACGACAATTGCCCCGGCATCATGGAGAGCCGCGAAACCTCGTTTTGCTTCTTCCGTAATTTCATTCGGATGATTAATGTGTGCCATCACATAAATGCGTCTTTCAGGGGTGGAATACTCCTTAATCAGCTTTAGAAGTTCCTCGTCCTCATAAATACGCATAGGGTTAAAAACCGGCATTTTCGAGCCGAGCCGGATTATTTTCACATGATCGATTTCCCGAAGCTGCTCGATAATCCTGCGCAGTTTTTTCGTTGCGAGAATAAGAGAATCCCCGCCGGTCAGAAGAACGTTGTTAATTTCCGGGTGTTCCTTTATGTATTCGATTCCCGGCTGTACGTCTGCCATGGCTTCTTTTATATCATTTCGGAAGAGCCGCTTCCGGAAGCAGTAACGGCAGTAGGCCCCGCAAACTTCAGAAACAATGAGAAGGGCGGTGGTTGTATATTTGTGCTGGCAGCCTGGTACAACGTAGTTCGTATCCTCATCGGATGCGTCCCAGCGCCCATATTCCTCAAGTTCGCCTTCATTAGGTATAACGAGTTTACGGATCGGGTCGTCCGGGTCTTTCCAATCAATCAGACTAAGATAATAATCATTAACCCGGAAAACAAATTTTTCCGTAATCTTTTTCAGTCTGGCACGTTCTTCTTCAGGTATTTCCTTAATTTTATCAAGGTTCATAATGTACTTTGGCTGAGCCATTTTGTCACCCTCCTGTGTTGAAAATACTGTTCGGTCTTTGTTGTAAGTATAGCAGTGTGACATGAATTAGGCTAATTTTTAGAATTTTTAAACACTTTCGGAGTATATCTTTCATTATAAAAAATGGGCGGAATTTTCTCTTCATGGATGATATGTATAAACATATAATGAAGTATAAATTTCAAAAGAATGAAAGAATGAAAGGTGGAGCCCGAGTGGCAATTCATCATTTTTACTGCCCACTGCCTCTTTATTTGGAGAGGACGAAAGAGTCTTACCGGGTTCACGCTGCGGCACAGGAACAGATGCCTGGCGGCGTGACGGCGAACATTAAGCATTTTGCTCCCTATCCCATCGTGATGAAGGGCGGTGACGGGGCGCGTCTTACAGATGTAGATGGTAACACGTATATAGACTACCTTATGGGATATGGATCTCTTGCACTTGGCCATGGGCACCTGGCAGTAACTCAGGCTGTCAACAGTCAGATGCAAAAGGATGGAACCTGTCTGTTCGGAACACCGCACAGACTGGAGACGGAATATGCCAAAAAGATTAAATGTTTTTTTCCGTCAATAGAGCGTCTTCGCTACACGAACTCAGGAACCGAAGCAACACTTCTTGCAATTAGATTTGCGCTGGCTTATACAAGGAAAACAAAAGTGGCTAAATTTGAAGGTCATTATCACGGCGGTTTTAATGAAGTGCTGTACAGTATTAATCCGGACGAAATAAAAGCAGGGGATGCTGAAGAGCCTCTGGCGGTTCCAGAGTCTGCCGGGCTGGTTCCCGGCGGTGAAAAAAACACGATTATACTCCCATTTAATAATAGTCATGCCTGTGAAACGCTATTGAGAAAGCATCAGAACGATCTTGCTGCGGTGATTATTGAGCCAGTTCAGGGCGGCTTTATCCCGGCAGAACAGGCGTTTATGACTCATTTGAGAGAAGTCACTCGTGAGTTGGGTATTTTACTTATTTTTGATGAAGTGAAAACCGGTTTCCGCTCTGCACTTGGAGGAGCCCAGAGTGTGTATCGCGTGCGGCCGGATCTGACGACTCTGGGAAAAGTAATAGGAGGGGGCTTACCGTTTGGGCTCGTTGGGGGAAAAAAAGAAATCATGGATGTGTCGAGTCCCCGTTCGGGAAGTGATGTGTTCGATACCCTCCAGAGCAGAGGATCGTCAGCTGAAGATACTCTCTTTCACAGCGGTACCTATAACGGACATCCGATGATCCTGGCAGCAGGCCTTGCTGTTATCGAGGAACTGGAAAAATCCTACACTAAAACATTGAATTTCACGTGTGAACTTAAAAATGAGCTCGCATCTTTTTTTGAAGGCAGAGGAATCACGGTTCAGACGCCGGGGATGGGAACGATTTTCAATCTGGTTTTTGCAGACGGACAGATCCGGAACTACCGGGATTTAAAGAAAGCAGATCTTTCTTTTAGAAAAGATCTGGATTTCCATCTGATAAATGAAGGAATTTACACGAAACCACTGAATAGATACAGTATAGCAACTGTACACGGTGAGCAGGAACTCAGGAAATCAATTGATGCTCTGCACAATATCTTTGCTCATAGAACAGGCCGTCCCTAAAGCGGCTATAGTGGCAGAAGGAGGCAGTGGACATGTATGAGTGTGAGGTTTATGACCGGATTATTAATCATCAGGATACAATGAGCAAGGCGCACAGGAAGATTGCCGGCTATCTGGTGGAGAACAGGGAAACAGCTCCTTTTTTAACTGCTTCGAAGCTTGCAAAGCACGTAGGCGTTGGAGAAGCAACGGTCATCCGGTTTGCATTTTTCCTCAACTTTAAAGGTTACCCTGATCTCCAGCGCCACCTGCAGGAGTCACTGCAGCGGAAAATGACGTCTGCTGAAGTGCTGGCAAAGACAACGGACAAAGACGGAAAACCGGAAGATGTGGTCACTGAAATTCTGGGGGATGATATCCAAAATCTGAAGATCACACTGGAGCAGCTTGATACCCGTCATTTTGAAGAGGCTGTCCGACAGATTATTGAAGCGGAAAATATCTATATTATTGCTTACCGGAGTGCGGCGAGCATCGCCAGTTTTATGGAATTTTATCTCGATATGGTGCTGCAAAATACTGAATTGATTCGCCAGGGTGACGGGGTTTCAGAGCATCTTCTGGATATTAAGGATAATGACCTGGTGATCGGCTTCGGTTTTTCCCGTTATACGAAGCGGACAGTGGAAGTACTGAGATACGCAAAGCAGCGAGGGGCAAGAACGCTGGTTATTACTGACCACTATATGAGCCCGCTTGTACCTCTCGGTGATTTGAAGCTGATTGCAGCCACCGAAATCAATTCGTTTATTGATTCTTTTTCCGCGCCGCTCAGTATTGTGAATGCCCTTATAACGGCTGTCACAAGGACTGAGCACGTGAAGGTGGAGAAGAGGCTTCAGGAACTTGAGGGGCTGTGGGAGAACTTCGACGTATTTGAGGAATAACAGCCGGCTCCGGGTATTGGGACGGGAGCCGGCGGGTGATATACCCACATCTCGATTAAACATGGGGATACTTCACCGGAAATTAAATGAAATTCCCAAACTCAACTTTCTTTAAGAACCAGGCACTTTCAGCGGTTTTTCCTTCTGTACAAACCCCATACGCTCCCACTTTCGTCCTTTCCAGCGTTTGAGCATGATGAGTCCCCTGAACCATTCATCGGCAATAAACGAGATCCAGATTCCGACAAGGCCGAGACCGAAAATGAGCCCTGCAGTGTAGGAAATGGTTACAGACACACCCCACATCGAAAGAATTCCCATATACACCGGAAACTTCACATCTCCTGCAGCTCTGAGTGAGTTGATGACAATTAGATTGAACGTCCTGCCCGGCTCCAGAATGATCGTGAGGAGCAGAAGAATACCGCCCAGTTCAATGATGTCACGGTTGTCTGTAAAAATTCCAAGAATCGGTTCCCTGAAAAATGCGAACAGGAGGGCCGCCCCCGTACTGACGGCAAAACCGATCCAGAGGCTTTTCATACAGCGTTCGTAAGCTTCACGGTGTTTTCCCTCGCCAATAAGGTGACCGACAATGATCTGGGTACCCTGTCCGATCGCTACGGCAAACAGGAGGATGAACATCATAATATTCTGGGTGTAAACTCGTGTCGTCAGCTCGATTGTACCCATTGAGGATATAAAAATAGTGATAACAACCTGTGACATGTTATAGGAAAGGTGTTCACCGGCAGAAGGAATACCGATTTTGAGAAGCTGCTGAAGTTCGGGTTTTGGAAAACTGCGGAACATATAGGCAAAAGGAAGCTCCCCATTAACGCGCTTGTATAAAACCACCGCCAGGATGATGACACCAATCGTCCGGCTGCCTGCTGTACTGATGGCCACACCGGTTGCCCCAAGTTCAGGGAACATACCAGGTCCAAAAATGAGCAGGTAGTTGCCAATCACGTTAAGGACATTCATTCCGAGGGTGATCCACATGGCGTCTTTGGTAAAGCCGTGGCTTTTTATGATAGCACCTGCTGTCATGATCAGTGCCTGAATAAAGGCAAACCCGCCTACAATTCGCAGATACATTAGGGCTGTATCCATCAGTTCCGGTGGCAGATTCATCACACCGAGAATCTGAGGGCCGAAAACGAAGAGAACAAGACTCAAGACAAGTCCGAAGACGAGGTTCGCTGCAATGGAGACAACAGCAATCTGTCCGGCCTGCCGCTCCTGGCGGGCACCGAGGTACTGGGCAATGAGGATCGTCGTTCCCATGGCTACAAACCCGAACATGACGATAATAACACTCATTATTTGGTTTGCTACACCGACTGCAGCCACAGCGTTGTCATCGTATTGACTGAGCATGAGGGTGTCAGCGTTTCCCATGAGCATATGTAAGAAAATTTCAATAAAAATAGGCCAGGTGAGGGCAAACAGGGTTAGTTTCTTTTTTGTATCTGTCTGAGACGGTCTCATGATGTGTACCCTCCTATCGGTCCTGGCCCCGGGTCTGCCGGGAATCCCAAGTTTGTGGACAAAAACGAATTTTGCTATATTCATTTTATAGATGCATGTTCATATTTAATAGTGATAAACACGAAGACATTAGCACAAAAACGACTTGAGGTGGAAGTGTGAAGACGATAAAAGTACGAGTTCCTCCTGTGCCGGTATTCATTAAAGGGGGGAAAGGAAGCTTCCGAAAAGGACGAAAACATCTGTCCAGAACGTTTGAAGTGTTTGATCTGCTGGTCGTACATAAAGGAACACTCTATATGGAAGAGGAAGGAATCCGTTATGACGTGAAGGAAGGAGAATACCTGCTCCTTGTACCGGGTGTTTTCCATGGAGGCTATCGGGCCTGTACAGAAGATACAGAAATGTACTGGGTGCATTTCAGACTGCCGGGTTCTTTCGAGATCGTTCCGAACTGCTCTTTCGACTGGTCGGATATATTGAAAA
Encoded proteins:
- a CDS encoding GNAT family N-acetyltransferase is translated as MAYIEPSTAWLRDGRAFTVRTAYPVDAKDMLTLTKDVIREKDSGLLISEDEFQLTEQDQAERIQNSFQSQWHVLIIARHNGNLAGVASFEPEQLLKKLRHHGLIGLIVQETYRSLGVGRALMTALLKWAEKQSHLKKAGLEVIATNEPAMNLYLSLGFQPVGLFKNHVQLARDQYADVYRMEYLLKRQ
- a CDS encoding mediator complex subunit 15 domain-containing protein, yielding MGCNCGKKQGMAGMGGGPNVMGAQMPMGLNQMMGMGGGPNVMGAQMPMGPNQMMGMGGGPNVMGAQMPMGPNQMMGMGGPNVMGAQMPMGPNQMMGMGGGPNVMGAQMPMDPNQMMGMGGGPNVMGAQMPMGPNQMMGMGGGPNVMGAQMPMGPNQMMGMGGGPNVMGAQMPMGPNQMMGMGGPNVMGAQMLMDPNQMMGGAPLHGNNGEPGYGNGHQNNSQPMMPGNGHQHNGQPMMPGDGHMGMPGQPMMPPGSNHGGNSMPGNEGSMNGMPGGGQSGNGMHQGMNHLGYMPWDDDDY
- a CDS encoding KamA family radical SAM protein; the protein is MAQPKYIMNLDKIKEIPEEERARLKKITEKFVFRVNDYYLSLIDWKDPDDPIRKLVIPNEGELEEYGRWDASDEDTNYVVPGCQHKYTTTALLIVSEVCGAYCRYCFRKRLFRNDIKEAMADVQPGIEYIKEHPEINNVLLTGGDSLILATKKLRRIIEQLREIDHVKIIRLGSKMPVFNPMRIYEDEELLKLIKEYSTPERRIYVMAHINHPNEITEEAKRGFAALHDAGAIVVNQTPVLKGINHDPEVLAELLDKLSWAGVTPYYFFINRPVAGNNDFVLSLKDAYQAVEKAKAITSGLGKRVRLSMSHTSGKIEILAIEDGKAYLKYHQSRDGEYGKFMVLDCPDDAGWFDDLPGNKAHWEQPAKKLDTFESANEKIRQKETI
- a CDS encoding aspartate aminotransferase family protein, which gives rise to MAIHHFYCPLPLYLERTKESYRVHAAAQEQMPGGVTANIKHFAPYPIVMKGGDGARLTDVDGNTYIDYLMGYGSLALGHGHLAVTQAVNSQMQKDGTCLFGTPHRLETEYAKKIKCFFPSIERLRYTNSGTEATLLAIRFALAYTRKTKVAKFEGHYHGGFNEVLYSINPDEIKAGDAEEPLAVPESAGLVPGGEKNTIILPFNNSHACETLLRKHQNDLAAVIIEPVQGGFIPAEQAFMTHLREVTRELGILLIFDEVKTGFRSALGGAQSVYRVRPDLTTLGKVIGGGLPFGLVGGKKEIMDVSSPRSGSDVFDTLQSRGSSAEDTLFHSGTYNGHPMILAAGLAVIEELEKSYTKTLNFTCELKNELASFFEGRGITVQTPGMGTIFNLVFADGQIRNYRDLKKADLSFRKDLDFHLINEGIYTKPLNRYSIATVHGEQELRKSIDALHNIFAHRTGRP
- a CDS encoding MurR/RpiR family transcriptional regulator, with amino-acid sequence MYECEVYDRIINHQDTMSKAHRKIAGYLVENRETAPFLTASKLAKHVGVGEATVIRFAFFLNFKGYPDLQRHLQESLQRKMTSAEVLAKTTDKDGKPEDVVTEILGDDIQNLKITLEQLDTRHFEEAVRQIIEAENIYIIAYRSAASIASFMEFYLDMVLQNTELIRQGDGVSEHLLDIKDNDLVIGFGFSRYTKRTVEVLRYAKQRGARTLVITDHYMSPLVPLGDLKLIAATEINSFIDSFSAPLSIVNALITAVTRTEHVKVEKRLQELEGLWENFDVFEE
- a CDS encoding MATE family efflux transporter; amino-acid sequence: MRPSQTDTKKKLTLFALTWPIFIEIFLHMLMGNADTLMLSQYDDNAVAAVGVANQIMSVIIVMFGFVAMGTTILIAQYLGARQERQAGQIAVVSIAANLVFGLVLSLVLFVFGPQILGVMNLPPELMDTALMYLRIVGGFAFIQALIMTAGAIIKSHGFTKDAMWITLGMNVLNVIGNYLLIFGPGMFPELGATGVAISTAGSRTIGVIILAVVLYKRVNGELPFAYMFRSFPKPELQQLLKIGIPSAGEHLSYNMSQVVITIFISSMGTIELTTRVYTQNIMMFILLFAVAIGQGTQIIVGHLIGEGKHREAYERCMKSLWIGFAVSTGAALLFAFFREPILGIFTDNRDIIELGGILLLLTIILEPGRTFNLIVINSLRAAGDVKFPVYMGILSMWGVSVTISYTAGLIFGLGLVGIWISFIADEWFRGLIMLKRWKGRKWERMGFVQKEKPLKVPGS